From the Sphingomonas suaedae genome, one window contains:
- a CDS encoding endonuclease/exonuclease/phosphatase family protein, which produces MNRRKMLAGIAVTGLGPGVARGVARPHLRVMSFNVRLPMDSDGPNRWDARRDLFVETIRSAAPDIIGTQELWKIQGEWIMAKLPGFAWFGVGRRGGDSDEHMGVFYRSDRLRVIERGDFWLSDTPTQPGSISWGHPHPRMATWGLFETVPEGERFWFINTHFPHRPESEAARQKAATQIAAWVAARPSGDPVVLTGDFNTIPDSVPHRILSATLADAWLTAAERAGSEGTSHGFSGVARRRIDWIMARGLEPVRVRTIDRGEDGLWPSDHFPVVAEYRWP; this is translated from the coding sequence ATGAATCGGCGCAAGATGTTGGCAGGAATCGCAGTGACGGGGTTGGGACCGGGGGTCGCGCGGGGGGTGGCGCGACCGCATCTGCGGGTGATGAGCTTCAACGTCCGCCTGCCCATGGACTCGGATGGCCCGAACCGGTGGGATGCGCGGCGCGACCTGTTTGTCGAGACGATCCGCAGCGCGGCGCCGGACATCATCGGCACGCAGGAATTGTGGAAGATTCAGGGCGAGTGGATCATGGCGAAATTGCCGGGTTTCGCCTGGTTCGGGGTTGGCCGACGCGGCGGAGATAGCGACGAGCATATGGGCGTTTTCTATCGTTCCGATCGGTTGCGGGTGATCGAGCGGGGCGATTTCTGGCTATCCGATACGCCGACGCAGCCCGGCAGCATCAGTTGGGGGCATCCTCATCCGCGCATGGCGACCTGGGGATTGTTCGAGACGGTGCCGGAGGGTGAGCGCTTCTGGTTCATCAACACTCATTTTCCGCATCGTCCCGAGAGCGAGGCGGCGCGGCAGAAGGCAGCGACACAGATTGCCGCCTGGGTCGCGGCACGGCCGTCGGGCGATCCGGTGGTTCTTACCGGCGATTTCAACACGATACCGGATAGCGTACCCCATCGGATATTGTCCGCGACATTGGCCGATGCCTGGTTGACGGCGGCGGAGCGGGCGGGGTCCGAGGGGACCTCGCACGGCTTTTCCGGCGTCGCGCGGCGGCGGATCGACTGGATCATGGCGCGGGGTCTGGAGCCGGTGCGGGTCCGGACGATCGACCGGGGCGAGGATGGGTTGTGGCCGTCGGATCATTTCCCGGTGGTGGCCGAGTATCGCTGGCCCTGA
- a CDS encoding sodium-translocating pyrophosphatase has protein sequence MTIVYIAIACGLIAVLYGLVTSQQVLRAPAGNQKMQDIAAAIQEGAKAYLVRQYTAIAVVGVVVAAVLFFTLGALSTAAFVLGAVLSGLAGFAGMHISVRANVRTAEAARGSLQGGLTLAFRSGAITGMLVAGLGLLSIALIFWYLVDVAGNAPNGDEIIKALTALAFGASLISIFARLGGGIFTKAADVGADLVGKVEAGIPEDDPRNPAVIADNVGDNVGDCAGMAADLFETYVVTIGLTMVSIALLVAGTSEQLLALMALPLIVGGVCILTSIIGTYMVRLGSGQSIMGALYKGFWTTAILAIPAIWFASQYTLGDLNAPIGDQAFTGMDLFWCMMIGLGVTGLLVWITEYYTGTQYRPVRSIAKASETGHGTNVIQGLAISLESTAMPTIVIVVAVIASFQLAGIIGVAFAATSLLALAGMVVALDAYGPVTDNAGGIAEMAGLPDDVRTRTDALDAVGNTTKAVTKGYAIGSAALAALVLFGAYTEDLTRYFPDIVVDFSLSNPFVIVGLLLGALLPYLFGAFGMTAVGRAAGAVVEDVRAQFRDNPGIMAGTSRPAYGRTVDIVTKAAIKEMIVPSLLPVLSPIVLYFVILAVDSQANAFAAVGAMLLGVIVSGLFVAISMTSGGGAWDNAKKYIEDGNHGGKGSEAHKAAVTGDTVGDPYKDTAGPAVNPMIKITNIVALLLLAALAAG, from the coding sequence ATGACGATTGTGTACATCGCCATCGCGTGCGGCCTGATTGCCGTACTCTATGGCCTGGTAACATCGCAGCAGGTGCTTCGCGCACCGGCAGGCAACCAGAAGATGCAGGATATCGCGGCCGCCATTCAGGAGGGCGCAAAAGCCTATCTCGTCCGTCAGTATACCGCCATCGCCGTGGTCGGCGTGGTCGTCGCGGCGGTGCTGTTCTTCACGCTCGGCGCGCTGTCGACCGCCGCATTCGTGCTCGGCGCGGTGCTGTCGGGTCTCGCCGGTTTTGCGGGAATGCACATTTCGGTCCGGGCAAATGTCCGCACGGCGGAGGCGGCACGCGGCTCGCTTCAGGGCGGACTCACGCTGGCCTTCCGTTCCGGCGCGATCACCGGGATGCTGGTGGCGGGCCTCGGTCTGCTCTCAATCGCGCTGATCTTCTGGTATCTGGTCGATGTCGCAGGCAACGCACCGAATGGCGATGAGATCATCAAGGCGCTGACCGCGCTTGCCTTTGGCGCGTCGCTGATCTCGATCTTCGCGCGTCTCGGCGGCGGCATCTTCACCAAGGCTGCGGACGTCGGCGCCGATCTGGTCGGCAAGGTCGAGGCTGGCATCCCGGAGGACGATCCCCGCAACCCGGCCGTGATCGCCGACAATGTCGGCGACAATGTCGGCGACTGCGCGGGCATGGCCGCCGATCTGTTTGAAACCTATGTCGTCACCATCGGCCTCACCATGGTGTCGATCGCCCTGCTCGTGGCCGGCACCAGCGAACAGCTGCTCGCGCTGATGGCGCTGCCGCTGATCGTCGGCGGTGTGTGCATCCTCACCTCGATCATCGGCACGTACATGGTCCGCCTCGGCTCGGGCCAGTCGATCATGGGGGCGCTGTACAAGGGCTTCTGGACCACCGCGATCCTCGCCATCCCGGCGATCTGGTTCGCGAGCCAATATACGCTGGGCGATCTCAACGCCCCGATCGGCGACCAGGCGTTCACCGGCATGGACCTGTTCTGGTGCATGATGATCGGTCTGGGCGTCACCGGCCTTTTGGTGTGGATCACCGAATATTATACCGGCACCCAGTACCGCCCGGTCCGCTCAATCGCCAAGGCGTCGGAGACGGGTCACGGCACCAACGTGATTCAGGGCCTCGCCATCAGCCTCGAATCGACCGCGATGCCCACGATCGTGATCGTCGTCGCGGTGATCGCCTCGTTCCAGCTCGCCGGGATCATCGGCGTGGCGTTCGCCGCCACCTCGCTGCTCGCGCTTGCCGGGATGGTGGTCGCGCTCGACGCTTATGGTCCGGTGACGGACAATGCCGGCGGCATCGCCGAAATGGCCGGGCTGCCCGATGACGTCCGCACCCGCACCGACGCACTCGATGCGGTGGGCAACACGACCAAGGCGGTGACCAAGGGCTATGCCATCGGCTCGGCCGCGCTCGCCGCGCTCGTGCTGTTCGGCGCCTATACCGAGGATCTGACGCGCTACTTCCCCGACATCGTCGTGGATTTCTCGCTCAGCAATCCCTTCGTCATCGTCGGGCTATTGCTCGGCGCGCTGCTGCCCTACCTCTTCGGCGCCTTCGGCATGACCGCCGTGGGCCGTGCGGCAGGTGCGGTGGTGGAGGATGTCCGCGCCCAGTTCCGCGACAATCCGGGGATCATGGCCGGGACCAGCCGCCCCGCTTACGGGCGCACGGTGGACATCGTGACCAAGGCGGCGATCAAGGAAATGATCGTGCCCAGCCTGCTCCCCGTGCTGTCGCCGATCGTCCTCTATTTCGTCATCCTGGCGGTCGACAGCCAGGCCAATGCCTTTGCCGCGGTCGGCGCGATGCTGCTCGGCGTGATCGTATCGGGCCTGTTCGTCGCCATCTCGATGACTTCGGGCGGCGGCGCATGGGACAATGCGAAAAAGTATATCGAGGACGGCAATCACGGCGGCAAGGGCAGCGAAGCCCATAAGGCCGCGGTGACCGGCGACACGGTCGGCGATCCCTACAAGGATACGGCGGGTCCGGCGGTCAATCCGATGATCAAGATCACCAACATCGTCGCCCTGCTGCTGCTCGCGGCACTTGCGGCGGGTTGA
- the thiL gene encoding thiamine-phosphate kinase, translating into MPDEFTFLTDLRAITTHPAAAGLADDTAQLEVAAGTLILTSDTMVESVHYRPHDPPGSVGWRLAAVNLSDLAAKGATPLACLLNYSLSGNAAWDRAFLDGLNQALTAYAMPLIGGDTVAMPAGAPRSLTLTAIGTAPTKVPLRSCAQPGDTLWVTGTIGGAAFGADGQPRDLARYLHPVPRVAEGQALAPLATAMMDISDGLLIDAQRLAAASDIAIHIDLDVIPLALPGPVLDAACAGDDYELLFTLPEGVTPPVAATRIGTASPGNGLTLTANGTPVPLPARLGYRHG; encoded by the coding sequence ATGCCCGACGAATTTACCTTCCTCACCGACCTGCGCGCCATCACCACGCACCCTGCGGCGGCGGGCCTCGCCGACGACACGGCGCAGCTAGAAGTCGCGGCGGGTACCCTCATCCTCACAAGCGACACGATGGTCGAGTCGGTCCATTACCGCCCGCACGACCCGCCGGGATCGGTCGGCTGGCGGCTGGCGGCGGTCAATCTCTCGGACCTCGCGGCCAAGGGCGCGACGCCGCTCGCCTGCCTGCTCAACTACAGCCTGTCGGGCAATGCCGCCTGGGATCGCGCCTTTCTCGACGGCCTCAATCAAGCGCTCACCGCCTACGCCATGCCACTGATCGGCGGCGACACGGTCGCGATGCCGGCCGGAGCGCCGCGCAGCCTCACGCTCACCGCCATCGGCACCGCGCCGACCAAAGTCCCGCTGCGCTCCTGCGCACAGCCGGGTGACACGCTCTGGGTCACCGGCACGATCGGCGGCGCGGCGTTCGGCGCGGATGGACAGCCGCGCGACCTCGCCCGCTACCTCCACCCCGTCCCGCGCGTCGCCGAAGGGCAGGCGCTCGCTCCACTCGCCACCGCGATGATGGATATCTCCGACGGCCTCCTCATCGACGCCCAGCGGCTGGCGGCGGCAAGCGACATCGCGATCCACATCGACCTCGACGTCATCCCGCTCGCCCTTCCCGGCCCGGTGCTCGACGCCGCCTGTGCGGGCGATGACTACGAGCTGCTCTTCACCCTGCCCGAAGGCGTTACCCCGCCGGTCGCCGCCACCCGCATCGGTACCGCCAGCCCCGGCAATGGCCTCACGCTCACCGCGAATGGCACCCCCGTCCCCCTCCCCGCCAGGCTCGGCTACCGCCACGGCTGA